The stretch of DNA TAATTTGTTTCACTTTCGAACATGATTTTCTCGCCATAATCTTCTTGATGACAACTGACAGGATGACAGTGCCGCTCAATTCAACTAGAGATGATTTCTTAATAGATGCCGAAATTTTCCGCATGGATGACAATAATTTCGCAAGCGTCACAGGGGCGGACAAGGAGCTGTGCAGCAAGAGACAACGGGTTGTTCCATCTGTGACCTCATGGTAGTACTCAGGAAAATGGCGGGTCAACAATGGAATCTTCTGCGGATGACACAATGCAAAAACTACATCACCTGCTAACGTGATTATTCATTCCGATCAATTCTGCTGAAGCATGATGCACACAATATCAATGCTTTTAAATATTCTGTCTGTTCTTACATATATGATGTTTATTTTCTCAAAAAATTAAGTATATGATGTTTATAACAAGCAAATTTGTTCAATTTGTTGTATATACTGCACATCATACATTTAAAGGTTGAGCTAGTATATGTACGCAATTTATAACTTTATAGGAAACTGTTAAGTTTCGGTAAGAAttgcaagaaaaaaaaatgtgaTCCGAATCCGAATTTAGCATGCGTGCAAGGTCTAAAATCTCGATAATAAGAAGGAAATAGCGCATCTAGCTAGATTTAAGCAAACCAAGGTGCAACGAACAACTGACCTGAAGACCCATATCCTAAGGCCAGCTGCAATCAGCTCCTGGTAGATAGGAAGCATGGATCTTGGTGAATCTCCCCAGTGATCATTCAACGTGTCGCTGCGGACCATGGAACAAGACGAATAAGCATATTCGACCATACATGCATGAACCCCACTACTTAGACCTCATAACTTCCATGGAAGAATTAAATCTATCACAATCTGGCACATGATGGGTTCATTAATTTGGTCATCAAGACAAGTAGGAACCTGCAGGTGACCCAAGTGTAGTTTATGCCAGTGACGTTGGCGTGGAGGGCCCTCTGCACCTCGGGCCGGTTGTAGTAGACCGTTGAGTGGCTTTCGGTGCACGGGTCATACGATCCCCTCATCCATGGCTGTAAGCGCACGCACCCGGCCGGCCGCATCATATGCGTAGACGGTCAAGATCGATGATCAGTGAACACAAAGGAAAGGGGGGAAAAAGACTGTTTGAGCATGGGAAGATACACCCTCGCGTTACTCACTCTCCGTCTCTtggttgccgccgccgccgctgacgATGATGTCTGGTTGCACAGGGGCGTGTAGATGCTGTACATGTCGATGTCGCCCTGCTCCGTGGCGGCAACGTCCTGGGCGGCGTTGCACGCCGGCGAGGGGTGTATGATGGAGTCGTCCAGGCAGGTGGCCCGCAGGAGTTGGTACGTGGCGTCGGAGATGAGGCCGTGGTTCCACCACGACTCGAACATGCCGGCGTAGTCGGTGTGGTCGTTGGTCACCGCGTTCCCGACCTGCAAAAGATTTCAGGTGGGTGTGGTACGGTGTTCTTCTTCCAGACAGAAAAAAAGAACACGATGGATTGATGCGGCGTTGGGAGCAAAGTACCATGAAGCCTTTGAAGTTTACGATGGGTTTCGCGATGCCGATGTTGTTCCGGTACACAAGTTGGGACAGCTGCGGAACGTAGTGCCCTGCCGATTTTATTCATTTTTTGCAATGATATTTTCGTGACTGAAAGTGGTAGTAAAGCATACACGAGGACACAGGGTAAAATGAAGAGAGCAAGCAAGCACTGCTACTACATGCACCTGCGTAGCTCTCCCCGGCGATGTAGAAATCCTGGTGCTTGTACTGCGGGAACCTCTCGAACCATTTCACCAGGAAAGCGTAGGAATCATGAGCTGCGATGACATTTTCGCATGGTGCTGAAGCCACGGATCGAGCAACATAATATTGTGGAAGCAAAGGCATCGCCAAGTGCGTGAAAACGTACCTGTTCTGTTGTCGCCGGAGGTGTAGAGGTCGGAGCTGGTGTTGGTGTACGAGAACCCCACGCCGGCCGGCGAGTCCAGAAACAGGATGTTCGCCGCTGCAGCCATTCACAGTTCAATCTCAGTACCATCAGTTCATTACCTGTAGCGACAAGGCAAGTTTTCAGATGGCAGCAAGGTAGCAGACCTCTGTTCCAGCGGAACTTGTTGAGGAAGAGCGTCGCGCCGTCCGGCCGGATGCGGAACGCGCCGAGCTCCTCCGACGCGCCGTAGGCCACCGACGAGCATCCTGGCCCACCGTTTAGCCACAGCACCAGCGGCGCCGGCTGGGCCTCAGGGGGCACCTCCTGCAGCCAATAGAACAGCGCCCGTCCGGCGAGCTCATCGACAGTGACGTACCCTGAGTACATCGGGAAGTCCACGGCCGGTTGCCCCGGCAGCCGCTCGATGCGGTCATCAGCAGCAGCGCTActgctcaccgccgccgcccgccatgcCGATGCCAGGAGCACGGCAAGGAGTACTGGAGCTACGGCCATTAGAACTTTCTGAAGTACAAATTTGTATTGCAGTTTGTGACACTTTGGCGTAGTAGAAATGTGGAAGTACAGCGAGTATATAAATAGAGGAGCTTCATGCCATTGTTTGGTTTGGACCGCACGCTCTCCTACTACTAAATTTCAGTTTATTGGTCAAAATTTGACTAGGACAACAAAAAACTAAAGAGTGAGATCGTGACATCTTGTAGTAGTTACAGGGTTGTCGTCAGAGAAATCCATCAAAGAAAAGAACAAGAAATGTGTAGCGATGCTTGCCAAGTTGGAAACCTTGCTATCCAGCTAGTTTTTCTGCAACACTCGGATAGTGTTAGGGGGTCAAAATGAGATTCTAGGCTTGAGCAAGTCGAAGGTTCCATGCTCCAAATCTTGAGCAGAATATGAACTTGTGTTTCTTGCACGTGTTGGTCTCTCCGCAAAATTCGTCGCATATAACTTTGTGAGGCCAGCCTGCATTCTTCTTTCAGTAATTTCGCCCGTACGAAGTGCTTAAAGAATACATGTTTTTTCCTTTTACGATTTCAGTAAATATAATACACTTTTTCCATAAGAGCCTTTGTTTTCTTTCAGTACTTTTACAAGTTAAAATCTCATCACTTTAATACACGTGTGTAAACCACATCGATAATATCAA from Panicum hallii strain FIL2 chromosome 3, PHallii_v3.1, whole genome shotgun sequence encodes:
- the LOC112887185 gene encoding serine carboxypeptidase 2-like isoform X2, with the protein product MAVAPVLLAVLLASAWRAAAVSSSAAADDRIERLPGQPAVDFPMYSGYVTVDELAGRALFYWLQEVPPEAQPAPLVLWLNGGPGCSSVAYGASEELGAFRIRPDGATLFLNKFRWNRAANILFLDSPAGVGFSYTNTSSDLYTSGDNRTAHDSYAFLVKWFERFPQYKHQDFYIAGESYAGHYVPQLSQLVYRNNIGIAKPIVNFKGFMVGNAVTNDHTDYAGMFESWWNHGLISDATYQLLRATCLDDSIIHPSPACNAAQDVAATEQGDIDMYSIYTPLCNQTSSSAAAAATKRRRPWMRGSYDPCTESHSTVYYNRPEVQRALHANVTGINYTWVTCSDTLNDHWGDSPRSMLPIYQELIAAGLRIWVFSGDTDAVIPLTSTRYSIDALGLPTTTSWYPWYDNKQVGGWSQVYKGLTLVTIRGAGHEVPLHRPRQGFILFQHFLQGKAMPKNGTTS
- the LOC112887185 gene encoding serine carboxypeptidase 2-like isoform X4, whose protein sequence is MALSLSNGRRRWACRAARRGGKGGAGCGHFHVHYHVPRQVWAFSPLRLPARFSLLPYLLILPGAAAVSSSAAADDRIERLPGQPAVDFPMYSGYVTVDELAGRALFYWLQEVPPEAQPAPLVLWLNGGPGCSSVAYGASEELGAFRIRPDGATLFLNKFRWNRAANILFLDSPAGVGFSYTNTSSDLYTSGDNRTAHDSYAFLVKWFERFPQYKHQDFYIAGESYAGHYVPQLSQLVYRNNIGIAKPIVNFKGFMVGNAVTNDHTDYAGMFESWWNHGLISDATYQLLRATCLDDSIIHPSPACNAAQDVAATEQGDIDMYSIYTPLCNQTSSSAAAAATKRRRPWMRGSYDPCTESHSTVYYNRPEVQRALHANVTGINYTWVTCSDTLNDHWGDSPRSMLPIYQELIAAGLRIWVFSGDTDAVIPLTSTRYSIDALGLPTTTSWYPWYDNKQVGGWSQVYKGLTLVTIRGAGHEVPLHRPRQGFILFQHFLQGKAMPKNGTTS